The following coding sequences are from one Syngnathus acus chromosome 14, fSynAcu1.2, whole genome shotgun sequence window:
- the LOC119133804 gene encoding protein NipSnap homolog 2-like produces the protein MAARVLHTAPKWLTSIKLSHQSLATCGKFRVSVRSLSGLQDSWFKSLFVRKVDPRKDAHSHLLAKKEDNNLYKIQFHNVKPECLDDYNQLCEGVLPSIHGDPEYPCELVGTWNTWYGEQDQAVHLWRYRGGYPALTEVMSKLRQNKMFAEYRQERGKMLLSRRNQLLLEFSFWNEPVPRDGPNIYELRSYQLRPGTMIEWGNYWARAIDIRQQNQEAVGGFFSQIGDLYQVHHLWAYKDLQSRENIRNAAWQREGWDEVVYYTVPLIQHMESRVMIPLKSSPLK, from the exons atggcggcgcgagTCCTTCACACGGCACCGAAGTGGCTAACGAGTATCAAACTATCACACCAAAGTCTCGCCACATGCGGGAAGTTTCGTGTTTCCGTCAG GAGCTTGTCGGGGCTGCAGGACAGTTGGTTTAAGTCTCTGTTTGTGAGAAAGGTGGACCCGCGCAAGGACGCCCATTCGCACCTGCTGGCTAAGAAGGAAGACAACAACTTGTACAAGATCCAGT TTCACAACGTCAAGCCCGAATGCCTGGACGACTACAACCAATTATG TGAGGGCGTGTTGCCTTCCATCCACGGCGATCCTGAATACCCCTGCGAGCTTGTCGGAACATGGAACACATGGTACGGAGAACAGGACCAGGCAG TGCACCTGTGGCGATATCGAGGAGGTTATCCGGCCCTCACCGAAGTCATGAGCAAACTCAGGCAGAACAAG ATGTTTGCAGAGTACCGGCAGGAGCGCGGGAAGATGTTGCTGTCCCGCAGGAATCAGTTGCTGCTGGAGTTCAGCTTCTGGAATGAGCCAGTCCCCCGCGACGGGCCCAACATCTACGAACTGCGATCGTATCAGCTCAGG CCCGGCACCATGATCGAGTGGGGCAACTATTG GGCGCGCGCCATCGATATCCGCCAGCAGAACCAGGAAGCCGTGGGAGGATTTTTCTCTCAGATCGGAGATTTGTACCAAGTTCACCACTTGTGGG CCTACAAAGATCTGCAGTCCAGAGAAAACATTCGAAATGCAGCCTGGCAGCGAGAAGGCTGGGACGAGGTCGTCTACTACACAG TGCCGCTTATTCAGCACATGGAATCTCGAGTCATGATTCCCTTGAAGAGTTCGCCTTTAAAGTGA
- the mrps17 gene encoding 28S ribosomal protein S17, mitochondrial, giving the protein MSVKQASVHAKWIIGRVIGTKMTKTAKVRVTRLVLDPYLLKYYNRRKTYFAHDAQQQCTVGDVVLLKALAEPRSKHVKHELAEVVHKVGRAVDPLTGKRVAGVQFLEPLDNLHVDCETLAHKVQSLNISADTSH; this is encoded by the exons ATGTCGGTCAAGCAGGCGTCTGTGCACGCCAAGTGGATCATCGGCCGAGTCATCGGAACCAAAATGACCAAGACTGCAAAAGTACGCGTCACTCGGCTCGTGCTCGACCCTTACCTGCTCAAG TACTACAACAGGAGGAAGACTTACTTTGCGCACGACGCACAGCAGCAGTGCACAGTGGGCGACGTGGTGCTGCTCAAGGCTCTGGCCGAGCCGCGCTCCAAACACGTCAAGCACGAGCTGGCCGAGGTGGTCCACAAGGTGGGCCGTGCCGTGGACCCGCTGACGGGCAAGCGGGTGGCTGGCGTCCAATTCCTGGAGCCGCTGGATAACCTACACGTCGACTGCGAGACTTTGGCCCACAAAGTGCAAAGCTTGAACATCTCAGCGGACACGTCGCATTAA
- the elnb gene encoding elastin b has translation GFGPGGAGYGPGGAGVGPGTAGFGPGGAGYGPGGAGVGPGTAGFGPGGAGYGPGGAGVGPGTAGFGPGGAGFGPGGAGFVPGGAGLVPGGAGVGSSGKSGSKASKQLPGVGVPGLYQGGFVPSQDFLSRGIVPGVATGNGLGPQTGGGVLGQGADNGRGQQLPGVFRGYPLISPKSGVGKSKSPAKAAAKYGGVGAGALGQGGAGIPAGGVGLPGFGGGAGAIGGPGAVPGYGGGVGIGGGPGAVPGYGGGTGTTGGAGAVPGYGGRAGTGYGPGSAKALKYGQSGGVGTGATGGLGGPGGRGGAGYGPGGAGTGTGGAGYGPGGAGTETGGTGYGPGAAGTGFGGVGSGPVGGGYGPGSTGTGPGRAAPVLGGTGTGSGGYNANAKARKYGMMSGTLGSQGIGTGGVGPASAGTGYGPGGVRPGGVGTGFGPSGTAAGFGPAASGGAGGFTGPGGAGTGFVPGRGGVSTGYGPGAGVGPGGTGYGPGGYAGAKANKYGGLGVGSGPSSGQGGGAGARLPGSGVGTSGGPAGFGQGGAGGGTGYGQGGYNTGVAPGTGFGPGGGYGAGTGTGYGPGYGAGSKAAKYGQGGLGGGQGGLSGGGIGGGAGQGGLGGGAIGGGAGQGGLGGGTIGGGAGQGGLGGGVLGGGAGQGFGTAGSKADKYGLPGGVQPGPGSGTGAPVNGTRVYMNGTNTGGATRATTGPGGRGTTQGTRAPLPEGGTRTDVGRDGREFDGGEGGPGSVIEGSGIAAGEGVGGRPFGAGVDGDGLGGTGIPILGGRPGLGGTPLPGSTGAAPGGGRAVQPTGTSGVLPGAQPLKPPGVPRGDTPGEGEGEARPDTVTDGRRWTGGTSAGPVGGSGIGFGPGGTSIAVGATQKPSKAYNPDGTKVGALPGGGGGATQVVGGGPGGAGSGPGVFGGGPGGAGSGPGVFGGGPGGAGSGPGVFGGGPGGVGIGTGVVGGGPGGVGTGLGGLGGIGAGTGGVGTGLTKPGKSYGAGGAGALPGGGLRFPNGAGVGLGGKPGKSYGAGGAGVLLGGGLRFPTGAGSQVGVGPGGYGGTGGGGVGPGGVGTGSGVNGGGQGRFGAGPGAVGGGPGGVGTSQGGMVPGSGLTKPGKSYGAGGAGILPGGGYGTFGAGGQRGLGAGGYGGPGSAGTGLGNYGTGLGRYGTGPGGYGAGLGTYGGGPGAYAAKTGGRGVGSNIGGTGNFGAGAAGAGPGGMGGGPGYGAGGAGGLGGYGGSRYSPGKPSKSYGAGAGGNRVGPAGYGTGAVGAGSGPGSFGTGGIGPGSYGPGSAGARLGGAGNGAGGYGPGGGATGAGGARLGGAGNGAGGYGPGGGATGAGGARLGGAGNGAGGYGPGGGATGAGSYGTGGAGLDMRKPPKSGYGSSSLGGAGYGTGGFGPGGAGTGGYGPGGGIRPNGAGIGTGGYGPSAAGTGTGGFAPGGGFRPGGSSTGGFMAGNTGPGTGGFGPGGGFRPGGASAGGFGIGGQQFGTRKMQKPGGAISNGFGPGSYGPGGYGPGGTGTGSYGGQAGGAINGFGGTAPGGYPGYMGAAQKSSAQKAAKYAAMQNLLGAGAYRGGGCQGKYCGRRRK, from the exons GGTTTTGGGCCTGGGGGTGCAGGGTATGGGCCAGGAGGTGCAGGGGTTGGACCTGGCACTGCAGGTTTTGGACCTGGAGGTGCAGGGTATGGGCCAGGAGGTGCAGGGGTTGGACCTGGCACTGCAGGTTTTGGACCTGGAGGTGCAGGGTATGGGCCAGGAGGTGCAGGGGTTGGACCTGGCACTGCAGGTTTTGGGCCTGGGGGTGCAGGGTTCGGGCCAGGCGGCGCAGGATTTGTACCAGGGGGAGCAGGGCTTGTGCCAGGAGGTGCAGGAGTTGGCTCAAGTGGGAAGAGTGGGAGCAAAGCATCAAAACAACTTCCAG GTGTAGGGGTTCCTGGACTATACCAAGGTGGATTTGTACCAAGTCAAG ATTTTTTAAGCCGAGGTATTGTCCCTGGAGTGGCAACAGGAAATGGACTTGGGCCGCAGACAG GTGGCGGGGTACTCGGCCAAGGTGCAGACA ATGGTCGAGGACAGCAGCTGCCAGGTGTTTTTCGTGGGTACCCTCTCATATCACCCAAGTCAG GAGTaggcaagtcaaaaagtccaGCCAAAGCAGCAGCCAAGTATG GTGGAGTTGGAGCAGGTGCCCTTGGTCAAGGTGGTGCTGGAATACCTGCAGGAGGGGTCGGTCTCCCTGGTTTTGGAGGCGGAGCTGGAGCAATAGGTGGACCTGGAGCTGTTCCTGGATATGGAGGAGGAGTTGGAATAGGTGGCGGACCAGGAGCTGTTCCTGGATATGGGGGTGGAACTGGAACAACAGGTGGAGCTGGAGCTGTTCCTGGATATGGCGGCAGAGCTGGAACAG GTTATGGTCCTGGGTCAGCCAAAGCGCTCAAATATG GGCAGTCTGGTGGTGTCGGCACTGGTGCAACCGGAGGccttggtggaccaggaggaAGGG GTGGTGCTGGATATGGTCCAGGTGGTGCGGGCACTGGGACAGGTGGTGCTGGATATGGTCCAGGTGGTGCGGGCACTGAGACAGGTGGTACTGGATATGGCCCCGGTGCTGCTGGAACTGGGTTCGGTGGTGTTGGCAGTGGACCTGTTGGAGGAGGTTATGGGCCGGGTAGTACCGGTACAGGACCAGGAAGAGCTGCACCAGTACTAGGAGGAACAGGAACTGGATCTGGGG GATACAATGCCAATGCCAAAGCCCGTAAATATG GTATGATGAGTGGAACACTGGGGAGTCAAGGTATAGGTACTGGGGGTGTTGGACCTGCTAGTGCTGGCACAGGCTACGGACCAGGAGGAGTCAGGCCTGGTGGTGTTGGGACAGGGTTTGGACCTAGTGGTACTGCAGCAGGGTTTGGCCCAGCAGCATCTGGTGGCGCAGGGGGATTTACTGGACCTGGGGGAGCTGGTACAGGTTTTGTACCTGGAAGAGGTGGTGTGAGTACTGGCTACGGACCAGGGGCAGGAGTTGGGCCTGGAGGTACTGGATATGGACCAGGAG GTTATGCAGGTGCCAAAGCCAACAAATATG GAGGACTTGGTGTTGGAAGTGGACCAAGTTCTGGACAAGGTGGTGGAGCGGGTGCAAGACTGCCTGGTTCTGGTGTTGGAACCAGTGGAGGACCTGCTGGTTTTGGACAGGGTGGTGCCGGAG GTGGAACCGGGTATGGACAAGGTGGTTACAACACTGGAGTCGCCCCTGGAACAGGTTTTGGGCCAGGTGGAGGCTACGGTGCAGGGACAGGAACTGGATATGGACCAG GATATGGCGCTGGCTCAAAAGCTGCCAAATATG GACAAGGTGGACTCGGGGGCGGACAAGGTGGACTCAGTGGTGGGGGAATCGGAGGCGGAGCCGGACAAGGTGGACTCGGCGGTGGGGCAATCGGAGGCGGAGCCGGACAAGGTGGACTCGGCGGTGGGACAATCGGAGGCGGAGCTGGCCAAGGTGGACTCGGTGGTGGGGTACTCGGAGGCGGAGCCGGACAAG GTTTCGGGACAGCTGGATCCAAAGCAGACAAATATG GTCTACCAGGTGGAGTGcaaccaggtccaggaagtgGCACCGGCGCTCCAGTCAATGGCACTAGAGTGTACATGAACGGAACCAATACTGGTGGTGCTACTCGTGCAACAACTGGACCCGGTG GGCGAGGAACTACACAAGGGACACGAGCTCCACTTCCAGAAG GTGGGACTCGCACTGACGTGGGAAGAGACGGAAGAGAATTTGATGGAG GTGAGGGTGGTCCGGGCAGTGTGATAGAAGGTTCTGGCATTGCTGCAGGAGAAG GGGTCGGTGGCAGACCATTTGGTGCAGGAGTGGATGGAGATGGTCTAGGAGGAACAGGAATTCCCATCCTTGGAGGAAGACCAG GTCTTGGTGGGACTCCTCTTCCAG GATCCACAGGAGCGGCACCCG GTGGGGGAAGAGCTGTCCAACCAACCG GCACAAGTGGGGTCCTACCTGGAGCCCAACCTCTCAAACCACCAG GAGTCCCGAGAGGCGATACCCCTGGCGAAGGAGAGGGAGAAGCCCGTCCTGATACAGTGACAGATGGTCGACGTTGGACAGGAGGAACCAGTGCAGGACCAGTAGGAGGAAGTGGAATTGGATTTGGACCAGGAGGCACATCAATAGCAGTTGGGGCAACACAAAAACCATCCAAAG CATACAATCCAGACGGGACCAAAGTTGGAGCTTTAcctggtggaggaggaggtgccACCCAGGTAGTTGGAGGAGGTCCAGGAGGAGCTGGGAGCGGACCTGGTGTATTTGGAGGCGGTCCAGGAGGAGCTGGGAGTGGACCTGGTGTATTTGGAGGAGGTCCAGGAGGAGCTGGGAGCGGACCTGGTGTATTTGGAGGAGGTCCAGGAGGAGTTGGAATCGGAACTGGTGTAGTTGGAGGAGGTCCAGGAGGAGTTGGGACCGGTCTTGGTGGACTCGGAGGAATTGGGGCCGGCACTGGCGGAGTAGGAACCGGTCTTACAAAGCCTGGAAAAA GTTATGGTGCTGGTGGAGCTGGGGCTTTACCAGGTGGAG GTCTACGCTTCCCAAATGGAGCTGGTGTAGGACTCGGAGGAAAACCAGGCAAAA GTTATGGTGCCGGTGGAGCTGGAGTTTTACTAGGTGGAG GTCTACGTTTCCCGACTGGAGCTGGAAGTCAAGTGGGGGTTGGGCCTGGTGGCTATGGTGGTACCGGAGGTGGTGGCGTTGGTCCAGGCGGAGTTGGGACAGGATCAGGTGTAAATGGAGGAGGACAAGGACGGTTTGGAGCCGGGCCAGGTGCTGTTGGCGGAGGTCCAGGAGGTGTCGGAACGAGTCAAGGTGGCATGGTGCCTGGATCAGGTCTCACAAAACCTGGAAAAA GTTATGGTGCTGGTGGAGCGGGAATTTTGCCAGGTGGAG GATATGGAACATTCGGAGCAGGAGGCCAACGTGGCCTTGGAGCTGGTGGCTATGGTGGTCCTGGGAGTGCTGGTACCGGTCTTGGAAACTATGGTACAGGGCTTGGACGTTATGGCACAGGCCCCGGAGGTTATGGTGCTGGGCTCGGCACTTATGGTGGTGGACCTGGGGCCTATGCTGCCAAGACAGGAGGCAGAGGTGTGGGTAGTAATATCGGTGGAACTGGAAACTTTGGAGCAGGAGCTGCTGGAGCAGGTCCTGGAGGTATGGGAGGAGGACCAGGTTATGGTgctggtggtgctggtggACTGGGGGGATATGGTG GTTCAAGGTATAGTCCTGGAAAACCATCAAAAA GCTATGGGGCAGGAGCTGGTGGAAATAGAGTTGGGCCTGCTGGCTATGGAACTGGAGCAGTTGGAGCCGGTTCTGGTCCAGGAAGTTTCGGAACAGGTGGTATAGGGCCTGGATCTTATGGGCCTGGCTCTGCGGGAGCAAGATTGGGCGGTgctggaaatggagcaggtgGCTATGGACCAGGTGGTGGTGCCACAGGAGCTGGGGGAGCAAGATTGGGCGGTgctggaaatggagcaggtgGCTATGGACCAGGTGGTGGTGCCACAGGAGCTGGGGGAGCAAGATTGGGCGGTgctggaaatggagcaggtgGCTATGGACCAGGTGGTGGTGCCACAGGAGCTGGGAGCTATGGAACAGGTGGAGCAGGACTGGACATGAGGAAGCCGCCTAAATCTG GATATGGTTCATCATCACTTGGAGGAGCTGGCTATGGCACTGGTGGCTTTGGACCAGGCGGTGCTGGTACAGGTGGATATGGACCAGGTGGTGGCATCAGACCCAATGGTGCTGGCATAGGAACAGGTGGCTATGGACCAAGTGCCGCTGGCACGGGAACCGGTGGCTTCGCACCTGGTGGTGGTTTCAGACCAGGTGGTTCCAGCACAGGAGGCTTTATGGCTGGGAATACCGGCCCAGGAACAGGTGGCTTTGGACCTGGTGGTGGCTTCAGACCAGGTGGTGCCAGTGCAGGTGGTTTTGGAATAGGTGGCCAACAATTTGGCACAAGAAAAATGCAGAAACCAG GAGGTGCTATTTCCAATGGATTTGGACCTGGCAGCTATGGCCCAGGGGGATATGGTCCTGGGGGAACTGGGACGGGCTCTTATGGAGGTCAAG CAGGGGGTGCTATCAACGGCTTTGGTGGAACAGCTCCTGGAGGCTATCCCG GATACATGGGAGCTGCACAAAAAT CGAGCGCGCAGAAGGCAGCCAAGTACGCCGCCATGCAGAACCTGCTGGGAGCTGGAGCCTACAGAG gtGGCGGCTGTCAGGGCAAATACTGCGGCCGAAGGAGGAAGTGA